In one window of Acidimicrobiales bacterium DNA:
- a CDS encoding RidA family protein, which produces MSSWESRVTELGLTLYGPHLPHDPLDAVVVYAGTARTSGQLPRIEGQLTCVGTLGIDVTVEAGADAALVCALNALSVLRLHLGTLDRIKRVLTVTGYVASAPEFHDQPAVVDGASAVLFEIFGDAGRHTRSAIGVAALPRGGAVEIELTVALEDGL; this is translated from the coding sequence ATGTCGTCGTGGGAGAGTCGGGTCACCGAGCTCGGGTTGACGCTGTACGGGCCTCACTTGCCGCACGACCCGCTCGACGCGGTGGTGGTCTATGCCGGTACTGCTCGAACCTCGGGACAACTGCCACGTATCGAAGGGCAGCTGACGTGCGTGGGCACGTTGGGCATCGACGTCACGGTCGAGGCCGGAGCCGACGCGGCTCTGGTGTGCGCGCTCAACGCCTTGTCGGTTCTGCGTCTGCACCTCGGAACTCTCGATCGAATCAAACGGGTCCTGACCGTCACCGGGTACGTGGCTTCGGCACCCGAGTTCCACGATCAGCCGGCCGTGGTCGATGGGGCGAGTGCCGTCCTGTTCGAGATCTTCGGCGATGCCGGACGCCACACGCGCTCTGCCATCGGGGTGGCGGCGCTTCCACGGGGCGGCGCAGTCGAGATCGAGCTAACCGT